The following nucleotide sequence is from Pseudonocardia sp. C8.
AGGACGGGTGGCGCACCGGGCCGCTGTACCGGACGCTCGCCCAGACCGACGACGAGGAGCCGGTCGAGGCCCCGGCCGCACTCGCCCGGCTGCTCGCCCAGCTCGACGACGTCGACGCCGCCGGGGTCGTGCGGGCCGACACCGGCCGGCTGGGCCGCGACCCGCACCCGGACCGGACCGTCGCGGCCGGCCCCATCCGGTTCGCCTACACCGCCTTCGCCCCGGTGGCGTCCGACGGCGTCCCGATCGGGCTGCCGGAGGCCGGCGAGGCGCAGCGGATCGGCGCCGGCGTCGTCGACGGGGACTGACGGGGCCTGACGGGGCCTGACGACCGGGACCGACGGCAGACCGCTGCCGGCGGTGCGGGCGGGCTGCTACCGGTGCCCCGACCGGGCCGGCAGCACGGCCGCGAGCACCAGCACGACCAGCCCGGCGAGCGGTACGACCAGCAGCCCGACCTGCAGCCGGGTCGCGTCGGCGATCACGCCCACCACGGGCGGCGAGAGCAGGAAGCCGACCCGCATCAGCCAGGTGACGACGGTCAGCCCGGTCCCGGGGGCGAGGCCGGGGAGCCGGTCGGCGGCCGTCATCGCGGCCGGGACCAGGGTCGCCACCCCGAACCCGGCCACGCCGAACCCGGCGATCGTGCCGGGCACGGTCGGGAACGCCAGGGCGAGCCCCATCCCGGCCAGCACCAGCCCGCCGCCGGTGCGGGCCACGGCCCGCTGCCCGAACCGGTCGACCAGGCGGTCGCCCAGCACGCGCCCGACGAACTGGCAGCCCTGCAGCGCGACGAACCCGAACCCGGCCACGGCCGCGCCGGACCCGAGCCCCTCGAGGTAGATCGCGGCCCAGGTGGAGCCCGAGTCCTCGACGACCGTCCCGGAGTTCGCGATCACCCCGAACGCGAGCAGCAGCACGACCGTGCGCGGCCCGAGCCCGGTCCACGGCCGCCGCGCGCCCTGATCACCGGTCCGCTCGGCGTCCTCGTCGCCCGGCAGCAGCAGCGGGTGGACCGACAGCGCGATCACCACCGACAGCAGCGACGACAGCCCCAGGTGCAGGCCGAGGGGCAGCGCGATCCCGGCCGCGGCCGACCCCATCAGGCCACCGGCCACCGCACCGACCGACCACAGCGCGTGGAACGAGTTGAGGATCGACCGCCCGTAGCGGCGCTGCACCCGCAGGCCGTGCGCGTTCTGCGCGACGTCGACGATCGCGTCGGAGGCCCCGACCAGGAACATCGCAGCGGCGAACAACCCCCAGGACGGCGCGAACGCGACCAGCACCATGCCGAGCGCGATGGCCGCCATCCCGAACGACGCGACCCGCGACGACCGGAACCGGGCGATCAGCGCGCCCGCGGTCAGCCCGGCGAGCAGCGCCCCGACCGGCATCGCCGCCACGGCGACGCCGAACTGTGCGTTGCTCAACGCGAGATCCGTCTTGATCTGCGGGAAGCGCGGCAGCACGTTCGCGAACACCAGGCCGTTGGTGAGGAATACCAGCGCGACACCGGTGCGGGCCCGTCGTTCGGTGGGGCCGGGCAGGACCGCCGTGGTTCGTTGCGTCACTGATCTGATGATGCCCGAGGGCCACCGGGCGGGGCGGACCCCGTGTGACGGGGTCGTCAGCCCCGCAGCTGCTGGAGCCGCCCGGCGGTGCGCAGCGCACCGGACATGCCCCGGTAGGCGCCGCTGCGGGCGCCGTCGCGCAGGCTGCGCAGCCGGGCGCGGCGGTCCCGGCCGGCCCCGTTCCAGGCCAGCAGCGCGCGGCCCCACGAGTCCCGGGCCAGCTCCCGGGTCCCGGCCTCCCGGGCGAGCAGCGCCCAGCGGTCGCCGAAGTCGTCCAGGCCGTCGCGGTAGGCGAACACCGCGGGCCGGATGTAGGCCATCCCCGGGTGCAGCCGCTGCATGGCCGGCGCGTAGTCGGCGAGGAC
It contains:
- a CDS encoding MFS transporter, which codes for MTQRTTAVLPGPTERRARTGVALVFLTNGLVFANVLPRFPQIKTDLALSNAQFGVAVAAMPVGALLAGLTAGALIARFRSSRVASFGMAAIALGMVLVAFAPSWGLFAAAMFLVGASDAIVDVAQNAHGLRVQRRYGRSILNSFHALWSVGAVAGGLMGSAAAGIALPLGLHLGLSSLLSVVIALSVHPLLLPGDEDAERTGDQGARRPWTGLGPRTVVLLLAFGVIANSGTVVEDSGSTWAAIYLEGLGSGAAVAGFGFVALQGCQFVGRVLGDRLVDRFGQRAVARTGGGLVLAGMGLALAFPTVPGTIAGFGVAGFGVATLVPAAMTAADRLPGLAPGTGLTVVTWLMRVGFLLSPPVVGVIADATRLQVGLLVVPLAGLVVLVLAAVLPARSGHR